One region of Myxosarcina sp. GI1 genomic DNA includes:
- a CDS encoding alkene reductase, with amino-acid sequence MTSTTNVPHLLSPLEKSLSLKNRVVMAPMTRGRAGEERTPNSLMTEYYAQRTGAGLIVSEGTAISLQGYGWSHSPGIYISEQIEAWKEVVNAVHAQGTPIFLQLWHTGRASHSSFQPNNQLPIAPSAIKIEGAQAHTLDGKKPYEIPRALETQEIPRVIEEYRQAAANAKESGFDGVEIHGANGYLIDEFLQSRTNQRTDKYGDSIENRYRFLKEVLEAVLTVWDAGSVGVRLSPNGNFNDMGSPDYRDAFTYIVGQLNNYKLAYLHLVDGLAFGFHELGEPMTIAEFRKIYDGVLIGNCGYDRHSAEQAIASGNADLVAFGRLYISNPDLVDRFANNWKLNPDAEMGIWYSPGAEGYTDFPTYKEGS; translated from the coding sequence ATGACATCAACAACCAACGTACCCCATCTTCTTAGTCCTTTAGAGAAAAGCTTATCTTTAAAGAATCGTGTCGTAATGGCTCCTATGACTCGCGGACGAGCAGGAGAAGAAAGAACTCCTAATTCCTTGATGACAGAATATTATGCTCAACGTACGGGTGCGGGCTTAATTGTTTCTGAAGGTACTGCGATCTCTCTACAAGGTTATGGCTGGAGTCATAGTCCAGGAATTTATATTTCCGAACAAATAGAAGCATGGAAAGAGGTAGTTAATGCGGTACACGCCCAGGGAACGCCAATTTTTTTGCAACTATGGCATACGGGTAGAGCATCCCACAGCAGTTTTCAGCCGAATAATCAGCTTCCCATCGCTCCATCGGCAATCAAAATTGAGGGAGCCCAAGCCCACACACTTGACGGTAAAAAGCCCTACGAAATACCTAGAGCTTTAGAAACCCAGGAAATTCCCAGAGTAATTGAGGAATATCGTCAAGCAGCAGCAAATGCCAAAGAATCGGGTTTTGATGGCGTAGAAATTCACGGGGCAAACGGCTATCTAATTGATGAGTTTTTACAGTCGAGAACAAATCAGCGCACCGATAAATATGGTGACAGTATTGAAAATCGCTATCGCTTTTTAAAAGAGGTGCTAGAAGCAGTATTAACTGTTTGGGATGCGGGAAGTGTAGGAGTTAGACTTTCTCCCAACGGTAATTTTAACGACATGGGTTCGCCTGACTACCGTGACGCTTTTACCTATATTGTTGGACAACTAAATAACTATAAATTAGCATATTTGCACCTGGTTGATGGTTTGGCTTTTGGCTTTCATGAGTTAGGAGAACCTATGACCATCGCTGAATTTAGAAAAATCTATGATGGGGTGTTAATAGGTAACTGCGGTTACGATCGCCACTCAGCCGAACAAGCGATCGCCTCGGGAAATGCTGATTTAGTGGCATTTGGTAGACTATATATCAGCAACCCCGATCTAGTAGATCGTTTTGCCAACAACTGGAAACTAAATCCCGATGCGGAGATGGGTATTTGGTATTCCCCTGGTGCAGAAGGTTATACTGATTTTCCTACTTACAAAGAAGGGTCGTGA
- a CDS encoding DsbA family protein, protein MSIKIEVYLDYVCPYCFLAKQTLDEVAKEQEVEIEWMPFELRPYPTPTLKPEDDYLPRVWQQSVYPLAEAMEISIQLPSISPQPYTHLAFEGYQFAKAHGKAEAYNNKVLKAFFQEDRDIGELEVLVQLAEEIGLPKQEFKQALIERRYKAIHQQALKHACESVGVTSVPTLVIGEQIFPGMPRKENLQQAIEVAKAN, encoded by the coding sequence ATGAGTATTAAAATTGAAGTTTACTTGGACTACGTGTGTCCTTACTGCTTTTTGGCAAAACAGACTTTAGATGAAGTTGCCAAAGAACAAGAGGTAGAAATAGAGTGGATGCCTTTCGAGTTAAGACCCTATCCTACACCTACGCTCAAACCTGAAGACGATTACCTACCGAGAGTATGGCAACAGTCTGTTTATCCCCTGGCAGAAGCAATGGAAATTTCTATTCAATTACCTAGTATTTCGCCACAGCCATATACTCACTTGGCTTTTGAAGGTTATCAATTTGCCAAAGCACATGGCAAGGCAGAGGCTTATAACAACAAAGTACTAAAAGCTTTTTTCCAAGAAGATCGTGATATTGGAGAACTTGAAGTACTCGTACAATTGGCAGAAGAAATTGGTTTGCCAAAACAAGAATTCAAGCAGGCTTTAATTGAACGTAGATATAAAGCTATTCATCAGCAGGCTTTGAAACACGCTTGTGAATCAGTAGGAGTAACTTCTGTACCTACATTGGTAATTGGAGAACAAATATTCCCAGGTATGCCTCGAAAAGAAAACTTACAACAAGCGATCGAGGTAGCAAAAGCGAATTGA